In the Streptomyces sp. BHT-5-2 genome, one interval contains:
- a CDS encoding amidohydrolase, which translates to MSRTVEAPHAPVLPGTLSAALRAELIAFRRDLHMHPELGNQEFRTTAAIKDRLEQAGLRPRALATGTGLVCDIGSDDGITASADGADGAEGAAGGRLAFRADIDALPIPDTKTVDYASTIPGRAHACGHDVHTTVVLGTGLVLAELAREGRLPRPVRLLFQPAEEVLPGGAAEAVECGVLDGVGQILAVHCDPRVDAGRIGLRTGAITSACDRLEITLEGPGGHTARPHLTTDMVTAAARVAVDVPALLGRRVDARAGLAVTWGRLETGHACNVIPQRALLSGTVRCLDLAAWRQAPDLVHAAIDEVATLYGAKSQIDYVRGVPPVVNEPDSVQLLHDAMAARRGAEAVEDTEQSLGGEDFSWYLEHVPGAMARLGVRPPGELSSLDLHRGDFDVDEHAITVGVELFTAAALL; encoded by the coding sequence ATGTCCCGCACCGTCGAAGCCCCGCACGCCCCCGTCCTGCCCGGCACGCTCTCCGCGGCCCTACGCGCCGAACTCATCGCGTTCCGCCGCGACTTGCACATGCACCCGGAGCTCGGCAACCAGGAGTTCCGGACCACCGCGGCGATCAAGGACCGCCTGGAGCAGGCCGGGCTGCGCCCCCGTGCCCTCGCCACCGGCACCGGCCTCGTATGCGACATCGGTTCGGACGACGGCATCACGGCGAGCGCCGACGGAGCGGACGGCGCGGAGGGTGCGGCCGGCGGCCGGCTGGCCTTCCGCGCGGACATCGACGCCCTCCCCATCCCCGACACCAAGACCGTCGACTACGCCTCCACGATCCCCGGCCGCGCCCACGCCTGCGGCCACGACGTGCACACCACCGTCGTGCTCGGCACCGGCCTGGTCCTCGCGGAGCTGGCCCGGGAGGGCCGGCTGCCCCGCCCGGTGCGGCTGCTCTTCCAGCCCGCCGAGGAGGTCCTGCCCGGCGGCGCCGCCGAGGCCGTCGAGTGCGGGGTGCTGGACGGCGTCGGGCAGATCCTCGCGGTGCACTGCGACCCGCGGGTGGACGCCGGCCGGATCGGCCTGCGCACCGGCGCGATCACCTCCGCCTGCGACCGCCTGGAGATCACCCTCGAAGGGCCCGGCGGGCACACCGCCCGCCCGCACCTGACCACCGACATGGTCACCGCCGCCGCCCGGGTCGCCGTCGACGTCCCGGCGCTGCTCGGCCGCCGTGTCGACGCCCGGGCCGGCCTCGCCGTCACCTGGGGCCGCCTGGAGACCGGCCACGCCTGCAACGTCATCCCGCAGCGCGCCCTGCTCTCCGGCACCGTCCGCTGCCTGGACCTGGCCGCCTGGCGGCAGGCGCCCGACCTCGTCCACGCCGCGATCGACGAGGTCGCCACCCTGTACGGCGCCAAGTCCCAGATCGACTACGTCCGGGGCGTCCCGCCGGTCGTCAACGAACCGGACAGCGTCCAGCTGCTGCACGACGCGATGGCGGCCCGCCGCGGCGCCGAGGCCGTCGAGGACACCGAGCAGTCCCTCGGCGGCGAGGACTTCTCCTGGTACCTCGAACACGTCCCGGGCGCCATGGCCCGCCTCGGCGTCCGCCCGCCCGGCGAGCTGAGCAGCCTCGACCTGCACCGCGGCGACTTCGACGTCGACGAACACGCGATCACCGTGGGCGTGGAGCTGTTCACCGCGGCGGCGCTGCTCTGA
- a CDS encoding BMP family protein — protein MGRVIRVVAAATATACLALTATACGQSFAEANRATHAGVGLAFDIGGRDDHSFNEAAARGTENAQQQLGVKVKMLTAKNGETEADREQRLTSFAEAGYNPVIGVGFAYSQSVQNVAKDFPDTNFGIVDAVPTGKNVDAMVFAEHEGSYLAGVAAALKSRTHRVGFIGGVNNALIQKFQAGFEQGVHDTDPRAKVVSQYLYPNNDKGFNDPAAAKAKAQGMLDSGIDVIYSAAGQSGAGSIEAISKVKGAWAIGVDSDQYRQPGLARYKNHILTSVVKNVDVAVFDLIKSYQQHRPLTGVHTYDLKHGGVSLATSGGFIKDIQPQIDAARKKIIEGQVKVRETPKS, from the coding sequence GTGGGTCGGGTCATCAGGGTTGTCGCCGCGGCCACCGCCACCGCGTGTCTCGCGCTCACCGCCACCGCCTGCGGCCAGAGCTTCGCCGAGGCCAACCGCGCGACACACGCGGGGGTCGGACTGGCCTTCGACATCGGCGGGCGGGACGATCACTCGTTCAACGAGGCCGCCGCCCGCGGTACGGAGAACGCCCAGCAGCAGCTGGGCGTCAAGGTCAAGATGCTCACCGCGAAGAACGGCGAGACGGAGGCCGACCGCGAGCAGCGGCTGACCTCCTTCGCCGAGGCCGGCTACAACCCGGTGATCGGGGTCGGCTTCGCCTACAGCCAGTCCGTGCAGAACGTCGCAAAGGACTTCCCCGACACCAACTTCGGCATCGTCGACGCGGTGCCGACCGGCAAGAACGTCGACGCCATGGTCTTCGCCGAGCACGAGGGTTCGTACCTGGCCGGCGTCGCGGCCGCGCTGAAGAGCAGGACGCACAGGGTCGGCTTCATCGGCGGCGTGAACAACGCGCTGATCCAGAAGTTCCAGGCCGGCTTCGAACAGGGCGTGCACGACACCGACCCCAGGGCCAAGGTCGTCTCGCAGTACCTGTACCCGAACAACGACAAGGGCTTCAACGACCCGGCCGCGGCCAAGGCCAAGGCCCAGGGCATGCTCGACAGCGGCATCGACGTCATCTACTCCGCCGCCGGGCAGTCCGGCGCCGGCTCGATCGAGGCGATCAGCAAGGTCAAGGGCGCCTGGGCGATCGGCGTCGACTCCGACCAGTACCGGCAGCCGGGCCTGGCCCGCTACAAGAACCACATCCTCACCTCCGTGGTGAAGAACGTGGACGTGGCGGTCTTCGACCTCATCAAGAGCTACCAGCAGCACCGGCCGCTGACCGGCGTCCACACCTACGACCTGAAGCACGGCGGCGTCTCGCTGGCCACCTCCGGCGGCTTCATCAAGGACATCCAGCCGCAGATCGACGCGGCCCGGAAGAAGATCATCGAGGGGCAGGTGAAGGTCAGGGAGACGCCGAAGTCGTAG
- a CDS encoding ABC transporter ATP-binding protein has translation MANHDIHLTVRRGTVHALCGENGAGKSTLMKILYGMQKPDEGTIALDGEQVALHSPGDAIARGIGMVHQHFMLADNLTVLENTVLGAEKLHGIGGGARARIRELSDAYGLNIRPDVLVEDLGVADRQRVEILKVLYRGARTLILDEPTAVLVPQEVDALFDNLRELKAEGLTVIFISHKLGEVLSVADDITVIRRGTTVASVEPAATTPKQLAELMVGSELPSPETRESTVTDEEMLAVRDLRLSATDSDGVVRTVLDGISFTIRKGEVLGVAGVEGNGQAELVEAVMGTRTPDGGTVTLDGKDLSRSSTRARREGGIGYVPEDRHRHGLLLDAPLWENRILGHVTERPNSKGRLLDLAGARRDTERIVAEYDVRTPGIEVTAASLSGGNQQKLIVGREMSHHPKLLIAAHPTRGVDVGAQAQIWEQIRAARREGLAVLLISADLDELIGLSDTLRVMYRGRLVADADPAVITPEELGSAMTGAASGHLSASDETVAAPGGDEK, from the coding sequence GTGGCCAACCACGACATCCACCTCACCGTCCGCCGCGGCACCGTCCACGCCCTCTGCGGCGAGAACGGCGCCGGCAAGTCGACCCTGATGAAGATCCTCTACGGCATGCAGAAGCCGGACGAGGGCACCATCGCGCTCGACGGCGAACAGGTCGCCCTGCACTCCCCGGGCGACGCCATCGCCCGCGGCATCGGCATGGTGCACCAGCACTTCATGCTCGCCGACAACCTCACCGTCCTGGAGAACACCGTCCTCGGCGCGGAGAAGCTGCACGGCATCGGCGGCGGCGCCCGCGCGCGGATACGCGAGCTCTCCGACGCCTACGGCCTCAACATCCGCCCGGACGTGCTCGTCGAGGACCTCGGCGTCGCCGACCGGCAGCGGGTGGAGATCCTCAAGGTCCTCTACCGCGGCGCCCGGACGCTGATCCTCGACGAGCCGACCGCGGTCCTCGTCCCGCAGGAGGTCGACGCGCTCTTCGACAACCTGCGGGAGCTGAAGGCCGAGGGCCTGACCGTCATCTTCATCTCGCACAAGCTGGGCGAGGTGCTCTCGGTCGCCGACGACATCACCGTCATCCGGCGCGGCACGACCGTCGCGTCCGTCGAACCGGCCGCGACCACGCCCAAGCAGCTCGCCGAGCTGATGGTCGGCAGCGAACTGCCGTCGCCGGAGACCCGGGAGTCGACCGTCACGGACGAGGAGATGCTCGCCGTCCGCGACCTGCGGCTGTCGGCCACCGATTCCGACGGTGTGGTCCGCACGGTGCTGGACGGCATCTCGTTCACCATCCGCAAGGGCGAGGTGCTGGGCGTCGCCGGCGTCGAGGGCAACGGGCAGGCCGAGCTGGTCGAGGCCGTCATGGGCACCCGCACGCCGGACGGCGGCACCGTCACCCTGGACGGCAAGGACCTCTCGCGGTCCTCCACCCGCGCCCGGCGCGAGGGCGGCATCGGCTACGTCCCCGAGGACCGCCACCGGCACGGCCTGCTGCTGGACGCCCCGCTGTGGGAGAACCGCATCCTCGGCCACGTCACCGAGCGCCCCAACAGCAAGGGCCGGCTCCTCGACCTGGCGGGCGCCCGCCGGGACACCGAGCGGATCGTCGCCGAGTACGACGTCCGCACCCCCGGCATCGAGGTCACCGCGGCCTCGCTCTCCGGCGGCAACCAGCAGAAGCTGATCGTCGGCCGCGAGATGAGCCACCACCCCAAGCTGCTGATCGCCGCCCACCCCACCCGCGGGGTCGACGTCGGCGCCCAGGCGCAGATCTGGGAGCAGATCCGCGCCGCGCGCCGGGAGGGCCTGGCGGTCCTGCTGATCTCTGCCGACCTGGACGAGCTGATCGGGCTGTCCGACACCCTGCGGGTGATGTA